The Xanthomonas indica sequence ATGTACCTCCCTGTCGGCTTCCTGCCTTCCCCCTTCGCGTCCTGCTCAGTGAGGCTGCGGCCGCGCGTCCAGCGCCGGCCCTATCCTTTCGTTGCAAATCCCTTTAACGCCTTTCCACCGGCTTGGCAGCTGCCTGCTTGGCGGCTGTCGGCGCGGGTGCCTTCGTGGCGCCCACATCGATCCGGTCGCGGTTCCGTTCGACCGTCTTGAGTCCGATGCCTTTCACCAGGGCCAGTTCCTCGGCGCTCTTGAAAGGTCCGTGCGCCTGCCGGTAGTCGACGATCGCCTGAGCCTTGGAGGCTCCCACGTTCACCAACACCTGGTCGATTTCCTCCGCTCCAGCGGAGTTGATGTTGACCTTGTCCGCGGCGAGCGCGGAACCGGACAGCATCAGGGCAACGACCAGCGACTTCAGGACCACGATAAAAGACTGCATGGCAACGCTCCTTGTGACTTGGATGGGGACTTCGCCGGCCTTTCCTGCCGGCGTGGTCAGCATCGCTCGCCACATGGGTACAGCCTATCGTCGGAGCGCGTCACAAACAGCAGGTAAACGGCGCGTCGACGTGTAGGAAAAACCCTACACCGGCACCGGGGCGTAGAATGACTGCACACGTGTGCAATCACTTCGGAGTTTTTCATGGACAGTGCCAAGATCGACCGTTTCCTGAGCGAAAAGTGGGATGACGACATCGTCCCGCAACTGGTCGATTACATCCGCATCCCCAATAAATCGCCGATGTTCGACGCCGATTGGGTCGCGCACGGCTACATGGCCGATGCGGTGGCGCTGATGGAGCGCTGGGCGCGGGCGCAGGCGATCCCGGGCCTGCAGGTGGAGGTGGTGCAACTGGAAGGCCGCACTCCGTTGATCTACCTGGAAGTGCCGGCCAGCAGCGAGGCGACCGGCGAGGACACGGTGCTGCTGTACGGGCACCTGGACAAGCAGCCGGAAATGTCCGGCTGGGACGCCGACCTGGGCCCGTGGACCCCGGTGCTCAAGGGCGACCGCCTGTACGGCCGCGGCGGCGCGGACGACGGCTACGCGCTGTTCGGTTCGCTGGCGGCGATCCAGGCGTTGCAGGACCAGGGCATCCCGCACGCACGCTGCGTGGTGCTGATCGAGGCCTGCGAGGAATCGGGCAGCTACGACCTGCCCGCCTACGTCGACCACCTGGCGGCGCGGATCGGCAAGCCCTCGCTGGTGGTGTGCCTGGATTCGGGCTGCGGCAACTACGAACAGCTGTGGTGCACGACCTCGCTGCGCGGTTTGGCCGGCGGCAACTTCAGCGTCAAGGTGCTCAGCGAAGGCGTGCATTCGGGCGACGCCTCCGGCGTGGTGCCGTCGAGCTTCCGCGTGCTGCGCGACCTGCTGTCGCGGCTGGAGGACGAGGCCACCGGCAAGATCAAGGTCGACGGCCTGTACGCCGAGATTCCCGAGGAGCGACTGACGCAGGCGCGCAAGGTCGCCGAGGTGCTGGGCGACGAGGTCTACAGCAAGTTCCCGTTCCTGCCCGGCATGCGGCCGATGCACGAGGACCTGTCCGAGCTGGTGCTCAACCGCACCTGGCGCCCGGCGCTGTCGGTGACCGGCGCCGACGGGCTGCCGCCGCTGGCCTCGGCCGGCAACGTGCTGCGCCCGGAGACCGCGGTGAAGCTGTCGCTGCGCCTGCCGCCGACGCTGGACGGCAAGCGCGCCGGCGAACTGCTGAAAGAGGTGCTGCTGCGCGACCCGCCGTATGGCGCCGAGGTGTCGCTGGCGCTGGAGAAATCCTCCTCCGGCTGGAACGCGCCGGCACAGTCGCCATGGCTGACCGACGCGATCGAATCGGCCTCGCAGGCGGCCTTCGGCAAGCCGGCGATGTACATGGGCGAAGGCGGCTCGATCCCGTTCATGGGCATGCTCGGCGAGAAGTTCCCCGGCGCGCAGTTCATGATCACCGGCGTGCTCGGCCCGCATTCCAACGCACACGGCCCCAACGAGTTCCTGCACATCCCGATGGGCAAGCGGGTCACCGCCTGCGTGTCGCGGGTGATTGCGGCCCACCACGCCGCCAGCCTGCGCGGCGAGACCACCGGCAGCGCCGCGGTGGCCGGCGGCGAGCAGCATGGCGGGCACGGCTGCTGTTGAGAGGCCGGGATTGGGGAGTCGGGATTGGGGATTGGCGGAGCCGGTTTCCTGGCTGCCTGACTTCCCTGGTTTGCTGCAGGAGAGGCGTCGGTCCAAACGCGACGCCTCATCCGTGGCGTGATCGCTGGGTAGCGTGAGCGGCCAGCCCCGTTGGGCTGGGCCGCCTGCGCGGCGCACGCAAGCATCGACGCCATCACCGTCGATCTGGCACGATCCGACGCTGATTCCCCTCCGCGTCCGGAATGCTCTCCATGCACACTCTGTTCGGCAGCGACAGCTGGCTCTACATCATCCTGGTGGGCTTCGTGGTCGGCCTGCTGGCGCGTTTCCTCGGCCCCAGCAGCGGGCGCTCCGGCTGCCTGTTCACCGTGCTGCTGGGCATCGCCGGCGCGTTGCTGGCCGGCTGGTTCGGCCACTACATGGGCTGGTACAGCCGCGGCGAGCCGGCGGGCTTCCTCGGTGCGCTGCTCGGCGCCATCGCCCTGCTCGCCTTGCTGCGGCTGTTCTCCAGCAAACGCTGAGGCACGCGGCGCCGCTCGCCATGGCGGCGGCGCCCGTTTACGCTGTGCGGCTCGTTTCCGCCACAGCCTGCCGATGAGCGCCAGCCCGACCGTTCCCGATGTCCTTGCGGCACGCGCCGCGCACCGCCTGGCCTGGGCGCGCACGGCCCTCGACGATGCACAGGCGACGCTGGAGCGCGCCTCGGTGGACGCCGGCCAGCGCAGCTACTGGCGCAGCCACGGCCGCGGCATCAGCCGCATTGTGATGGATTCGCCGCCGGACCTGGAAGACGTGCGGCCGTGGCTGCGCATGCACGCCCTGCTGCAGGGCGGCGGGGTACGGGTGCCGGAAATCCTGGCGCAGGACGCGGAGGCCGGTTTCCTGCTGCTGGAAGACCTGGGGCAACCGACCCTGGCACAACGCCTGGACACGACCACGGCGGACGCGCACTTCGACGCGGCGCTCGGCCAGTTGCTGCGGCTGCAGGCCATCGCGCCGCCGCCGGGACTGGGCGTGTTCGGCGAGGCGCTGCTGCAACGCGATGCCGGGCTGTTCGAAGACTGGTTCCTGCAGCGCCACCTGGGGATCACCCTGGAGGCCGACGAGCGCGCAGCCCTGCACGGGGTGCAGCGCCAGCTCATGGACAACGCGCTGGCGCAACCGCAGGTGCTGGTGCATCGCGACTTCATGCCGCGCAACCTGATGCCGGCAGCCGACGGCCCGGCGGTGCTGGACTTCCAGGACTGCGTGGTCGGGCCGGTGGCCTACGACCCGGTCAGCCTGTTCAAGGACACCACGGTCAGCTGGCCGCTGGCGCAGGTGGACGCCTGGCTGGCCGGTTATCACGCGCGCGCGCTGCAGGCCGGGATCCCGGTGCCGCCGCTGGCGCAGTTCCTGCGCGACGCCGAATGGATGGGCATCCAGCGCCACCTGAAGAACCTGGGCATCTTCGCGCGGCTCAACTACCGCGACGGCAAGGCCTGGTACCTGGACAACGTACCGCGCTTCATCGCCTACCTCGACGAGGCGTTGCCGCGGCACCCCAGCCTGCAGCCGCTGGCGCAGTTGCTGCAGACGCGGATCAAGCCGGCCCTGGCGCAGCGCGCGGCGGCCGGCGCATGAAGGCGCTGATCTTCGCCGCCGGCCTGGGCGAGCGCATGCGTCCGCTGACCGCGCACACGCCCAAGCCGCTGCTGGCGGTGGGCGGCACGCCGCTGATCGTCTGGCACCTGCGCAAGCTTGCCGCGCTCGGCGTGCGCGAGGTGGTGATCAACACCTCCTGGCTGGCCGAACAGTTCCCGCAGACGCTCGGTGACGGCAGCGCGTTCGGGCTGCACATCGCCTATTCCTACGAAGGCGCCACGCCGCTGGAAACCGGCGGCGGCATGCTGCACGCGCTGCCGCTGCTCGGCGAGGCGCCGTTCCTGCTGGTCAACGGCGACATCTGGACCGACTTCGATTTCGCCCGGCTGGCGCCGGAGCCGCCCGGCCTGGCGCAACTGGTGCTGGTGGACCCGCCGGCCTATGCCGCGCACGGCGATTTCGCCCTGCAGGACGACGGGCACGTGCACAACGCCGGCGACCCGCTGCTGACCTACGCCGGCATCGGCATGTACCGCCCGGCCCTGCTGCGCGACTGGCAGACCATCGCCGCGCCGGCACCCGCCGCGTCCGGCGCGCCGCCCCGCTTCTCGGTGGTACCGCTGCTGCGCGCGCAGGCCGAACAGGGGCGCCTGCACGGTCTGCGGCACTACGGCCGCTGGACCGATGTGGGGACGCCGCAGCGGTTGGCAGAATTGGATGAGGTGCTGGGAATCGGGAATGGGGAATCGGGAATGGGGAAAAGCTGAGCCCCGCGAGCTTCGGCAGCCTCAACCGCGGCATGTGTTGTCGCTCACCCCAGATCGCAGGTTCAAATCCTGCCCCCGCCACTATCTTTGCCTGCAGCGGCAATCAGTGCATCGATTGCAACTGCTTTTTGCTTTTCCGGCTTCTGCGTACTGCTTCAGTTTTGGCGCTTCAGCTTTTCCCCATTCCCGATTCCCCACTCCCCATTCCCAGCCTCCGCAAGAACGGCACCGTCACCCGCCGCTGCGCCGCCAGCGATTCGCGGTCCAGGCGCTCCAGCAGGCCGATCAGGCCGGCCAGGTCGCGTCCGGCATGGGTCAGCAGCCAGTCGATCGCCGCGTCTTCCAGCACCAGGCCGCGGCGCTGGGCGCGTTCGCGCAGGACCGCGGCACGACCGGTGTCGTCCAGCGGAGCCAGCGCGATGCGGGTGCACTGCGACAGCCGCGAGCGCAGATCCGGCAGGCTGAGCGCCAGGCCGTCGGGCATCGCCTGCGCGGTGTACAGCAGGGTCACCCCGGCGCTGCGCGCGCGGTTGTGGAAATCGAACAGCGCCACTTCGTCCTCGCGCTGCCCGGCGATCGCTTCCAGGCCGTCGAGGGCGACCAGGTTGCGTCCTTCCAGCGCCTCCAGCGCATCGCGCAGGCGCCCGGCGGCCGCCTGCAGCGGCAGGTAGGCGGCGCTGCGCCCGGCCTGTTCGGCGGCCGCGCACACCGCCAGGGCCAGATGGGTCTTGCCGGTGCCGGCGGGGCCGGACAGGTACACCCAGTCGTCGGCGGCGCCGTCGGCCACCGCCTGCAGCTGCGCCAGCAGCCCGTCCGGCGCGCCCAGATAGCGGTCCAGGCGCTGTTCCGGCGGATAGCGCAAAGCCAGCGGCAGTTGCGGCACGCTCACGGCTGGTCGGGGCTGCGCGGCGGCAGTTCGATGATGGTGGTGCGCTCGGTGACGGTGTCCAGCAGGATCGCCGACTTCTCGCCCGCGTACAGCTCGCTCTGCCGGTACTGCTCGTGCAGGTAGTGCAGCAGCACGTTGGCCACCGCCGCCACCGGCAAGGCCAGCAGCATGCCGAGGAAACCGAACAGCTGGCCGCCGGCCATCACCGCAAAGATCACCGCCACCGGATGCAGGCCGATCTTGTCGCCGACGATGCGCGGGGTCAGCACGTAGCTCTCCAGCAACTGGCCGACGGTGAACACCACGCCGACCAGGATCAGCAACTGCAGGTCGAAGCCCTTGGCCTGCACCAGCGCGGCCAGCACCGCCAGCAGGATGCCGGTGGTGGCGCCCAGGTAGGGAATGAAGCTGATCAGGCCGGCCACGATGCCGATCAACAGGCCGAGCTTGAGCCCGACCAGGGTCAGGCCGCCGGCGTAGATCACGCCCAGCGCCAGCATCACCAGGAACTGGCCGCGGATGAACGCGCCCAGCACCTCGTTGGACTGCTGCGCCAGGCGGGTGATCGTGCCGACGTGGTTGCGCGGAATGGTGGCGGCGACGCGCGCGACCAGCAGGTCCCAGTCGCGCAGGAAGTAGAAGGTCAGGATCGGCAGCAGCACCAGGTTGACCACCCAAGTCACCATCGCGAAGCCCGAGCGCGACAGGTAGCCGAAGAAGGTCGCGGCGACGCCGCCGGCCTGCTGCCAGTGCCCGCGGATCCAGTCGATCAGCCGCTCCGGGTCCAGCCAGGCCATCAATTCCAGCCCGGTCTTCTGCTCGGCCCACGGGATCGCGGTGCCGATGAACCAGTCGCGCGCCTGCGGCAGCACGTCGATGAAGGTGACGATCTGCCGCTCCAGCATCGGCACCAGGATCACCAGCGCCAGCACCAGCAGCAGGACCATCAGCACGAACACCAGGGTCACCGCCATGTTGCGCGAGCGCCCGGCGCGCTCCAGGCGGTCCACCAGCGGATCGCCGAGCCAGCCGAGCAGCAGCGCCAGCACGAACGGGGTCAGGATCGGCGCCAGCAGCCACACCACCCACAGCACGCCGACGATCACCGCCGTCCATTTCAGGCGGCGCAGGAACAGCGCGATCTCGGCTTCGGGCGACAACGTCATTTGAGGCGGTACTCCGTCGGCTCGCTGTTGAGGATCACCGGACCCTCGACCGGCGCGACCACCGGCTGCAGCGCACCGTCCGGGCCGAGCATGCGGTTCAGGCCGGACACGCCGCTGAGCAGGTCCAGATCCAGTTCCAGGCGATCGCCGTCGGCGCGGATCGGCACGATGCGGCGCACCACCGAGGCGTTCTGCAGCGCGGCGGAGGCGCGCAGGTAGTCGTCGGCGCTGCGGATGCCGGTGATCACCACGCGGTAGATCCCGGCCGGGCCGGCGCTGACCGCCTTGGCGTAGCGCTTGACCAGGGCGTCGGCGGCACCGTCGGCGCCGCTGGCCATGGCGCGGCGCGCGTCGGCGTCGCTGGCCGACCAGGTGGACAGTACCTTGCCGCCGTCGACGAAGGTCCAGTCGGCGGTCCAGCCGCCGGCCTTGCCGCGGTAGAGCTTGCCGATCAGCTGCATCGGCGGGCTGTAGCGCGACGAGGCGCTGGCCACCGCGGCGGTGTCCTGGCGCCAGATCGCGCCGGCCAGGGCCTGCTCGGCGGCGTTGCCGGTGGGCAGACCCAGGCGGAAGCCGCGCTCGATCGCGCGGTCGAGCAGGCTGCGCGCGGCATTGGACTGCTGCACACCGACCAGGCGTGGGCCGCTGCCGTCGTCGATGGCCAGCCACACGACCGGCTTGGGCCGCGGCTGCGGCCACACCGGCAGGCCCAGCGCCGCGGCCAGGCCGTCCACGTCCTGCGGGCGGAAGCGCGCCACCAGGATGGTGCGGAAGGTCGGCGCGCCGCTCGGCGAGGTGCCCTGGTCCTGGCGGTAGTCGAAGGTATCCACCAGGTTCTTGGCGTTGCGCAGCGCCTGGGTCACCCCGGGCCGCGACATCACGCCCTTGTCGCCGGAGATCTTGCCCAGCACCACGCCGAGCGCGCGGGACAGCGCGCCGTTGCGGTCGCCCTCGCTCTGGCTGTTGACCGGCACTTCGGCATCGTAGGGGCCGGTAGCGCCGGCCACGTCGCCCTCGGTGCGCAGCTCGGCCTGGGCCAGGGCGGTCGCGGCGGGCAGGCACAGCGCGAAAGACAGGAGGAAGGCAAGGCTGCGGCGCATGAAGGGTCCAGTACTCGGCGTATCCGGGGCGAATTGTTGCCCGAATGCGGGCCTAGCGCCAATGCGGCCTGTTAAAATCGCCGTCTTTCCGCCGACCCCGCCGCCCGTGACCACTTCCCAGCCCCCCGCCGCCGCCCCGTTGACCTACCGCGACGCCGGCGTCGACATCGATGCCGGCAACGCCGTCGTCGAACGCATCAAGCCCCTGGTCAAGCGCAGTTTCCGCCCCGAGGTGATGGGCGGGCTGGGCGGCTTCGGCGCGCTGTTCGACCTGTCCGGCAAGTACCGCGAGCCGGTCCTGGTATCCGGCACCGACGGCGTCGGTACCAAGCTGAAGCTGGCGCAGCAGCTCGGCCGCCACGACACGATCGGCATCGACTTGGTCGGCATGTGCGTCAACGACGTGCTGGTGCAGGGCGCCGAGCCACTGTTCTTCCTGGACTACTTCGCCACCGGCAAGCTCGACGTGGAGACCACCGTGGCGGTGGTCGGCGGCATCGCCCGTGGCTGCGAACTGGCCGGCTGCGCGCTGATCGGCGGCGAAACCGCGGAAATGCCCGACATGTACCCGCCGGGCGAGTACGACCTGGCCGGTTTCACCGTCGGCGCGGTGGAGAAGTCGCAGTTGCTCGACGGCGCCCGGGTGCGCCAGGGCGACGTGCTGATCGGCATCGCCTCCTCCGGCCCGCATTCCAACGGCTACTCGCTGATCCGCCGCATCTACGACCGCGCCGGGCGCCCGGCCGAGTTGCAGGTGGGCGGCGTGGCCCTGGCCGACGCGCTGATGGCGCCGACCGCCCTGTACGTCAAGCCGATCCTGTCGCTGCTGCGCGACCAGGGCGAAGGCATCCACGCCATGGCGCACATCACCGGCGGCGGCCTGACCGAGAACATCATCCGCGTCATCCCGGACGGCCTGGGCCTGGACATCCGCGCCAGCGCCTGGACCCTGCCGCCGGTGTTCGAGTGGCTGCAGCGCGAAGGCGCGGTGGCCGACAGCGAGATGTGGCGCACCTTCAACTGCGGCATCGGCTTCGTGCTGGTCGCCGCGCCGGAGCAGGTGGCCGCCCTGGAACGCAGCCTGGACAGCCTGGGCCTGGCGCACTGGCAGATCGGCGCGGTCGTGGCCGCCGCGGACGCCGGCGAACGCGTCCACATCGGCTGAGCCGCGTGGCGGCAGCCAAGTGCGCCTGGCGGGCCACGTGCCGGTTCGGTGCGGCGCTGCCGGCAGCGGCGTTCCTGCCCGACACGGTGTCGGGCCGGCGGCCGCTGCAGGCGCGGCACCGTCCGTCCGCCAGTGCCCTGCCCCGGACGTTCGCCCGATGACGCTTCGCCTCGCCGTGCTCGCCTCCGGCCGCGGGTCCAACCTGCAGGCCATCCTCGCCGCGATCGCCGCCGGCACCCTCGACGCCGAGGTGGTCGGCGTGTTCGGCGATCGCCCCGAGGCGCCGGCGCTGGCCATGGTCGCGCCGGACCGGCGCTGGTCGGCGCGGCCCAAGACCTTCCCCGACCGCGCCGCATTCGACCAGGCACTGGGCGACGCCGTCGCCGCGGTACAGCCGGACTGGGTGGTGTGCGCCGGCTACATGCGCATCCTCGGCGCCGGCATCGTGCAGCGCTTCGGCGGGCGCCTGCTCAACATCCACCCTTCGCTGCTGCCCAAGTACCGTGGCCTGCACACGCATGCGCAGGCCTTGGCGGCCGGCGACGCCGAACACGGCGCCAGCGTACATTTCGTGGTGCCGGAACTGGACGCCGGCGCGGTGATCGCACAGGTGCGGGTGCCGGTGCAGGCCGGCGACGGTCCCGACGACCTGGCGCAGCGCCTGCTGCCGCGCGAGCACCGGCTGCTGTGCGCGGTGCTGCGGCTGGCGGCGGCGGGCCGCCTGGCTGAACGGGACGGCAAGGTCTGGCTGGACGGTCAGTGCCGGTTTAGTCCGCTGCGCCTAGATTGCGACGACGTGCTGCTTCCCTGAATGCGCTGCCGCACCCGTCCGCGGCCCCTCCCCTCCTCCCTCCCGCTCACGCCAGCCGATCCCATGAAGCTCGCTCCGCGTCCGTTCGCCTTCCTCGTCGCGTCCGGCCTCGGCCTGCTGGCGCCCATCGTCGGCGCGCAGGTCGCGCCGGCGCCCGCCGCGCAGCCGGCACCGCAGACCGCCCCGGCTCCGGCCGCGCCCGCCATCGCCACCCCTGCGCCAGCCGCCGCCTCGCCAGCGCTGCCCGCCGAGGCATGGACGCCGCCGCCGCTGCAGCCGTTCGTCGCCACCTACGATGCCCTGTACAAGGGCAAGCCGGCCGGCGACGCGCGCATGGACGTGGTCCATACCGGCGGCGACCAATGGCGGGTCGACCTGGGCGTGCACGGCCGCAGCGGTTTCGCCAGCATCCTCGGCCTGAACATCGAGCAGAGCACGGTGTTCACGGTGGAGGACGGCCGCTACGTTCCGCAGAGCCAGAGCACGGTCAAGAAGGCGGTGTTCTTCGGCAAGAAGGTCACCGGCGTGTACGACTGGAAACAGGGCGTGGCGCGCTGGGACGGCGACCTGAAGAAGGACCGGCAGGCGCCGATTCCGCTGCAACCCGGCGACCAGAGCGCGCTGCTGCTCAACCTCTCGCTGATGCGCGACGCGCAGCCGGGCAAGACCATGACCTACCGCTTCGTCGACGTCGGCCGGGTGCGCGAACATGTCTACCGCGCCGCCGACCAGACCGAGACCGTGCAGGTCGGCGACATCAGCTACGACGCATTGCGGGTGTCGCGTACCAACGGCGGCCGCAATGAGACCATCCTGTGGATCGCCAACGGCGTGCCGACGCCGGTGCGCATCCTGCAGCGCGAAGACGGCGAAGACCGCATCGACCTGCGCCTGACCGAATACCAAGGAGCCTGACCATGACCCGCATCGCCCGCCCGCTGACCGCCCTCGCCGCCGCCCTGCTGGCCACGGCCAGCCTGCCCGCCCTGGCCCTGGAGCCGTTCACCGCGGACTACCAGGCGAGCTACATGGGCATGCAGGCCAACGGCGTGATGACGCTGGCCAAGGAAGGCGGCAACCGCTGGCGCTACAGCCTGGCGATCAAGAACCAGGTCGCCGACCTCAGCCAGAGCACCGTGTTCGAGGAAAAGGGCGGGCAGTTGCGTCCGCTCAGCAGCGACGACCGCTCGGTGTTCCTGATCAAGAAGAAGGCGGTGACGGCCAACTACGACTGGAGCACCGGCCAGGCGACCTGGGGCGGCGACCTCAAGCCCGACCGCCGCGGCCCGGTGAAGCTGCAGCCGGGCGACATGGACGCGCTGCTGATCAACCTGGCGATCGCCCGCGACGTCAACGCCGGCAAGACCCCGAGCTACCGCATGGTCGACGAGGGCCGCGCCAAGCCGATGACCTATCGCGTCGCCGGCAAGGAAGCGGTCACCGTCAACGGCAAGACCGAGCAGGCGACCAAGGTCAGCCGTACCGACGGCTCCAAGGAAATCGTGGCCTGGATCGTGCCGGACATGCCCGTGCCGGTGCGCATCCTGCAGCGCGAGAACGGCCAGGACGCGTTGGACCTGACCATCAAGGCGTTGCGCTGAGGGGCCGGGATTGGGGAATCGGGATTGGGGAATCGCAACAGCGGCTCCCCGCCTGGGGTTTTTCCCCATGTAGGAGCGGCTTCAGCCGCAGTGAAGCCGGGAATGGGGAGTGGGGATTGGGGAATCGCAACAGCAATTCCCCGGGCGTGGTGTTTCCCATGTGGGAGGGGCTTCAGCCCCGACGCGCGGATGCGAATCGTCTTGCGGAAGCCAGCTGGCGGCTTGCAGCAGACCCTAGGCGCGCGTCGACTTCTATCCACGGCACATAGCGCATGACGACGGGCCGTGCCTTTCTCTACCCCACTCCTAACGCGGGCGCCGCCTAGGCAGCGCCCTGCCCCACGCCGTTACTTCTTCTCCGCCGGCGCGGCCTTGAAGGTCGTGCGGCAATCCACGCGGATCTGCGCGCCGCTGCTGCGCCAGTAGAACGTGCTGCACTCGCGCGGGCCGTTCTGGGTGCGGCTCACGCCGACCGCGTAGAACGACTGCCAGATCTCGTCGCGGGTGACCTGGCCGTCGCCGTTCCAGTCCATGTCGCGCTCTTCGATGCCCTGGGTGATGGCGATGCCGGTGTACCAGGCATAGCCGACCCAGGCCAGCAGCACCACCACGATCGCCAGCAACATTTTGCGCCGGCGGCTGAAGCGGCCGCTGAGGATCATGCGACGCGCCGGATGGACGCGCCCAGCGCCCCCAGCTTCTCCTCGATGTTCTCGTACCCCCGGTCCAGGTGGTAGATGCGGTCGATGGTGGTGTCGCCGTCGGCGACCAGGCCGGCCAGGATCAGCGAGGCCGACGCGCGCAGGTCGGTGGCCATCACCGGCGCGCCGCTGAGCCGCTCGCTGCCGCGCACGATCGCGGTATGCCCTTCGATCTGGATGTCCGCGCCCAGGCGGAGCAGCTCGTTGACGTGCATGAAACGGTTCTCGAAGATCGTTTCGTTGATCACGCCGACGCCGTCGGCCACGCAATTGAGCGCCATGAACTGCGCCTGCATGTCGGTGGGGAACGCCGGATACGGCGCGGTGGTCAGGCTGACCGCGCGCGGGCGCTTGCCGTGCATGTCCAGGCGGATCCAGTCCTCGCCGGTCTCGATGCTGGCGCCGGCCTCGGTGAGCTTGTCCAGCACCGCGTCGAGGGTGTCGGCGCGCGCGCGGCGCACGGTGACGCTGCCGCCGGTCATCGCCGCGGCGACCAGGAAGGTGCCGGTCTCGATGCGGTCCGGCAGCACCGCGTGGCGGCCGCCGGACAGGCGCTCCACGCCGTGCACCACGATGCGCGAGGTGCCCGCGCCTTCGATCTTCGCGCCCAGCGCGATCAGGCAGTCGGCCAGGTCGCTGACCTCCGGCTCCATCGCCGCGTTCTCCAGCACGGTGGTGCCGTCGGCCAGGGCCGCGGCCATCAGCACGTTCTCGGTGCCGGTGACGCTGACCATGTCGAACACGTAGCGGCCACCCTTGAGCCGGCCATTGCTGCTGGCCTTGATGTAGCCGTTTTCGACGCTGATTTCCGCGCCCAGCGCCTGCAGGCCCTTGATGTGCTGGTCGACCGGCCGCGAACCGATCGCGCAGCCGCCCGGCAGCGACACTTCGGCCGCGCCGAACTTGGCCAGCAGCGGGCCCAGCACCAGGATCGAGGCGCGCATGGTGCGCACCAGTTCGTACGGGGCGACGTGCTGGTGGACCTTGCGCGGGTCGACGGTGATCGCGCTGCCGCGCGAGAGCGTGCCTTCGTCGATGGTGACTTCCGCGCCCAGCTCGCCGAGCAGCTTCACCGTGGTGATCACGTCGTGCAGTTGCGGCACGTTGGTGATCTCCACCGGCGCATCGGCCAGCAGGGTCGCGCAGAGGATGGGCAGCACGGCGTTCTTGGCGCCGGAAATGTTCACTTCACCGTGCAGCGCGTTGCCGCCGGTCACTACGATTTTGGCCATGGGTCTCGTGGGGGAAAAGGAAAAGGGGAGAAACGGGCGCGCGGTGGCTCAGCCGGCGGCGCGCTCGGCCTGCTCGGGGGTCAGGGTGTTCAGGGCCAGCGCGTGGATCGCGCCGCCCATCAGATCGCCCAGGGTGGCGTAGACCATGCGATGGCGCGCCAGCGGCAGCTTGCCGGCGAAGGCGTCGCTGACCACGGTGGCCTCGAAGTGCACGCCGTCGTCGCCCTGCACCTGCACGCGCGCGCCCGGCAGGCCGGCCTCGATGAGTTTACGGATGGTATCGGCGTCCACCGGGCTTTCCTCCT is a genomic window containing:
- a CDS encoding ComEA family DNA-binding protein — its product is MQSFIVVLKSLVVALMLSGSALAADKVNINSAGAEEIDQVLVNVGASKAQAIVDYRQAHGPFKSAEELALVKGIGLKTVERNRDRIDVGATKAPAPTAAKQAAAKPVERR
- a CDS encoding M20 family metallopeptidase — its product is MDSAKIDRFLSEKWDDDIVPQLVDYIRIPNKSPMFDADWVAHGYMADAVALMERWARAQAIPGLQVEVVQLEGRTPLIYLEVPASSEATGEDTVLLYGHLDKQPEMSGWDADLGPWTPVLKGDRLYGRGGADDGYALFGSLAAIQALQDQGIPHARCVVLIEACEESGSYDLPAYVDHLAARIGKPSLVVCLDSGCGNYEQLWCTTSLRGLAGGNFSVKVLSEGVHSGDASGVVPSSFRVLRDLLSRLEDEATGKIKVDGLYAEIPEERLTQARKVAEVLGDEVYSKFPFLPGMRPMHEDLSELVLNRTWRPALSVTGADGLPPLASAGNVLRPETAVKLSLRLPPTLDGKRAGELLKEVLLRDPPYGAEVSLALEKSSSGWNAPAQSPWLTDAIESASQAAFGKPAMYMGEGGSIPFMGMLGEKFPGAQFMITGVLGPHSNAHGPNEFLHIPMGKRVTACVSRVIAAHHAASLRGETTGSAAVAGGEQHGGHGCC
- a CDS encoding GlsB/YeaQ/YmgE family stress response membrane protein; translated protein: MHTLFGSDSWLYIILVGFVVGLLARFLGPSSGRSGCLFTVLLGIAGALLAGWFGHYMGWYSRGEPAGFLGALLGAIALLALLRLFSSKR
- a CDS encoding phosphotransferase, with amino-acid sequence MSASPTVPDVLAARAAHRLAWARTALDDAQATLERASVDAGQRSYWRSHGRGISRIVMDSPPDLEDVRPWLRMHALLQGGGVRVPEILAQDAEAGFLLLEDLGQPTLAQRLDTTTADAHFDAALGQLLRLQAIAPPPGLGVFGEALLQRDAGLFEDWFLQRHLGITLEADERAALHGVQRQLMDNALAQPQVLVHRDFMPRNLMPAADGPAVLDFQDCVVGPVAYDPVSLFKDTTVSWPLAQVDAWLAGYHARALQAGIPVPPLAQFLRDAEWMGIQRHLKNLGIFARLNYRDGKAWYLDNVPRFIAYLDEALPRHPSLQPLAQLLQTRIKPALAQRAAAGA
- the murU gene encoding N-acetylmuramate alpha-1-phosphate uridylyltransferase MurU; amino-acid sequence: MKALIFAAGLGERMRPLTAHTPKPLLAVGGTPLIVWHLRKLAALGVREVVINTSWLAEQFPQTLGDGSAFGLHIAYSYEGATPLETGGGMLHALPLLGEAPFLLVNGDIWTDFDFARLAPEPPGLAQLVLVDPPAYAAHGDFALQDDGHVHNAGDPLLTYAGIGMYRPALLRDWQTIAAPAPAASGAPPRFSVVPLLRAQAEQGRLHGLRHYGRWTDVGTPQRLAELDEVLGIGNGESGMGKS
- the hda gene encoding DnaA regulatory inactivator Hda yields the protein MSVPQLPLALRYPPEQRLDRYLGAPDGLLAQLQAVADGAADDWVYLSGPAGTGKTHLALAVCAAAEQAGRSAAYLPLQAAAGRLRDALEALEGRNLVALDGLEAIAGQREDEVALFDFHNRARSAGVTLLYTAQAMPDGLALSLPDLRSRLSQCTRIALAPLDDTGRAAVLRERAQRRGLVLEDAAIDWLLTHAGRDLAGLIGLLERLDRESLAAQRRVTVPFLRRLGMGSGESGMGKS
- a CDS encoding AI-2E family transporter produces the protein MTLSPEAEIALFLRRLKWTAVIVGVLWVVWLLAPILTPFVLALLLGWLGDPLVDRLERAGRSRNMAVTLVFVLMVLLLVLALVILVPMLERQIVTFIDVLPQARDWFIGTAIPWAEQKTGLELMAWLDPERLIDWIRGHWQQAGGVAATFFGYLSRSGFAMVTWVVNLVLLPILTFYFLRDWDLLVARVAATIPRNHVGTITRLAQQSNEVLGAFIRGQFLVMLALGVIYAGGLTLVGLKLGLLIGIVAGLISFIPYLGATTGILLAVLAALVQAKGFDLQLLILVGVVFTVGQLLESYVLTPRIVGDKIGLHPVAVIFAVMAGGQLFGFLGMLLALPVAAVANVLLHYLHEQYRQSELYAGEKSAILLDTVTERTTIIELPPRSPDQP